The following are from one region of the Paenibacillus sp. JZ16 genome:
- the cydC gene encoding thiol reductant ABC exporter subunit CydC gives MKQESWFRPYVTANFWRFLLIVLLGVLTILFAGMLMFTSGYLISKSALRPENILMVYVPTVGVRTFGIGRAVIHYVERLVGHDTILRILSQMRLRLYRILEPQALRLSSRYRTGDLLGVLSDDIEYLQDVYIRTVFPSIVALVLYAGVILAVGLFDPAFALLLALYAAVLILVLPLVSLLLTKRKNREMKQARSNLYQKLTDAVLGIHEWYVSGRQAEFLTGYEADEAEVDRTDRSLKRWSRLRAFIGQCVVAVTVVSMVYWSGRQYADGSIDVTLIAACVLVVFPLMDAFLPVSEAVERIPQYGQSVARLQAIESAETSEGKRNRGQQLNKGEIESVISSGVQVKADGVSFRYDQAAGGKSGLERSGMNGEGATLTDVSLDIPPGAKVAIIGRSGAGKSTLLQLIQGVLAPSGGSLTLGGVDSVRFGDEISSVISVLNQSPHLFDTTLANNIRLGQPDATEAEIRDAVALARLEPLVASLPEGLRTRMQEAGQRFSGGERQRVALARILLQKTPVVILDEPTVGLDPKTERELLSTIFASLQDRTLIWVTHHLVGVERMDEILFMEDGQIVMRGTHDELMQRYPRYRNLYRLDRPAI, from the coding sequence ATGAAGCAGGAATCGTGGTTTCGGCCTTATGTAACGGCAAACTTCTGGCGCTTTCTGCTGATTGTGTTGCTTGGTGTGCTCACGATCCTGTTCGCCGGGATGCTGATGTTCACATCCGGGTATTTGATCTCCAAGTCCGCCCTACGGCCGGAAAATATCCTGATGGTATACGTGCCGACCGTAGGGGTTCGGACCTTCGGCATCGGACGCGCGGTCATCCATTACGTGGAGCGCCTGGTGGGGCATGACACGATTCTCCGCATCCTGTCCCAGATGCGCCTGCGGCTGTACCGCATTCTGGAACCGCAAGCCCTCCGTTTATCCTCCCGGTACCGCACCGGGGATCTGCTGGGCGTGCTCTCCGATGATATCGAGTATTTGCAGGACGTCTATATTCGTACGGTCTTTCCATCGATTGTTGCGCTTGTGTTATACGCCGGGGTCATTCTGGCCGTCGGCCTGTTTGATCCGGCATTTGCCCTTCTGCTCGCGCTGTATGCAGCCGTGCTGATTCTGGTACTGCCGCTCGTTTCCCTGCTGCTCACCAAGCGGAAGAACCGGGAAATGAAGCAGGCCCGAAGCAACCTCTACCAGAAGCTGACCGACGCGGTACTGGGCATTCATGAATGGTATGTCAGCGGCCGGCAGGCGGAATTCCTGACCGGATATGAGGCGGATGAAGCGGAGGTCGACCGGACCGATCGCTCTCTCAAGCGCTGGTCGCGTCTTCGGGCTTTTATCGGCCAATGCGTGGTTGCCGTGACGGTGGTATCGATGGTGTATTGGTCAGGAAGGCAGTATGCGGACGGCTCGATCGATGTTACGCTGATCGCGGCTTGCGTGCTGGTTGTGTTCCCGTTAATGGACGCATTCCTGCCGGTATCCGAAGCCGTGGAGCGGATTCCGCAGTACGGCCAATCGGTCGCAAGACTTCAGGCGATAGAAAGCGCCGAAACATCTGAAGGGAAACGGAATCGGGGTCAACAGCTCAATAAGGGAGAGATCGAATCTGTCATAAGCAGCGGTGTCCAAGTGAAGGCGGATGGCGTCAGCTTCCGTTATGATCAGGCGGCAGGCGGCAAATCCGGGCTGGAACGATCCGGTATGAATGGGGAAGGGGCTACGTTAACGGATGTATCCCTGGATATTCCTCCTGGGGCCAAGGTAGCCATTATAGGGCGTTCAGGTGCTGGCAAATCCACCCTGCTGCAGCTGATTCAGGGTGTGCTGGCACCCTCAGGGGGCAGCCTGACTTTAGGCGGAGTGGATTCCGTGCGGTTTGGCGATGAGATATCTTCCGTTATTTCGGTGTTGAACCAGAGTCCGCATTTGTTCGATACGACGCTAGCAAACAACATCCGGCTCGGACAGCCGGATGCCACGGAAGCGGAAATACGGGACGCGGTTGCATTGGCACGGCTAGAACCGTTGGTGGCTTCCCTTCCGGAAGGTCTTCGCACCCGAATGCAGGAAGCCGGGCAGCGTTTCTCCGGAGGAGAGCGCCAGCGTGTGGCTTTGGCCCGAATCCTGCTGCAGAAAACACCCGTTGTCATTCTGGATGAGCCTACGGTCGGGCTGGATCCCAAGACCGAGCGGGAACTGCTGTCCACCATATTCGCCAGCCTGCAGGACCGGACCTTGATCTGGGTGACGCATCATCTGGTCGGCGTGGAGCGCATGGACGAGATCCTTTTCATGGAAGACGGTCAAATCGTCATGCGGGGTACCCATGATGAGCTGATGCAGCGATATCCGCGGTATCGGAACCTGTACCGTTTGGATCGTCCGGCGATATAG
- a CDS encoding CidA/LrgA family protein yields MINMLKGTLQVAGFMLLSLGMDQLAAWLNIGIPGSILGIVVVFILLETKVLRLEWIELGANWLLAELLLFFIPAAVGIMKYFPMLEAEGLQILAVVLFSTVIVMVSSGLTAGFISSRKERKTP; encoded by the coding sequence ATGATCAACATGCTGAAAGGAACGCTCCAAGTGGCCGGTTTCATGCTTCTTTCCTTAGGGATGGATCAACTGGCCGCTTGGCTGAATATAGGAATTCCGGGCAGCATTCTCGGAATCGTTGTAGTATTCATACTTCTCGAAACCAAAGTCCTCCGCCTAGAGTGGATCGAACTTGGCGCTAATTGGCTGCTCGCCGAATTGCTGCTGTTCTTTATCCCTGCTGCAGTTGGCATCATGAAATATTTCCCGATGCTGGAGGCCGAAGGGCTCCAGATTCTAGCCGTGGTTTTGTTTAGCACCGTCATTGTGATGGTCAGCTCAGGACTAACCGCTGGCTTCATCTCATCCAGAAAGGAGCGAAAAACACCATGA
- a CDS encoding DUF2332 domain-containing protein codes for MDSKQLVNVFRHFAERECPGSSVFYEYLAGHIADDEELLQVAAYVPAGQPVPNMLFGAVQYLLLQGEGPDLRAYYPGLVEHPKEISSCYPYFRSFVLKHQAAIIRILESKRVQTNEVRRCAYLYPVFCSIYDKVRKPLALVELGTSAGLQLLWDQYSYSYGDAIRYGLAGSKVHITSEIRGGRMPFLPASIPPVVYRMGIDLHVNDVRNPEHFLWLRSLIWPGNHDRVSMLEHAAEVLKQQSGIQFREGDGTELLPDIVKGVPEEAVICVFHTHVANQIPEASKQKLLHHLNEIGSVRDIVHVYNNMQDGDLHADYILGGERCEITVARTDGHARWFQWLL; via the coding sequence GTGGATTCGAAACAGTTGGTGAACGTGTTTCGTCATTTTGCTGAACGGGAATGTCCGGGATCCAGTGTGTTCTATGAGTACTTGGCTGGCCATATAGCCGATGATGAAGAGCTGCTGCAAGTCGCTGCGTATGTTCCTGCAGGCCAGCCTGTCCCCAATATGCTGTTTGGCGCCGTCCAATATTTGCTGCTGCAGGGTGAGGGGCCGGATCTGAGGGCGTATTACCCGGGTCTAGTGGAGCATCCGAAGGAAATAAGCTCCTGTTATCCCTATTTTCGTTCATTTGTGCTGAAGCATCAGGCAGCCATTATCAGGATCCTGGAGAGTAAACGGGTACAGACGAACGAAGTCCGCCGCTGTGCGTATTTGTACCCGGTGTTCTGCTCGATCTATGATAAGGTCCGTAAGCCGCTTGCCTTGGTGGAGCTTGGAACCAGTGCCGGATTGCAGCTGCTGTGGGATCAGTACAGCTACTCCTATGGAGACGCGATTCGTTACGGCCTAGCGGGGTCGAAGGTTCATATTACATCGGAGATCAGGGGAGGTCGGATGCCGTTCCTGCCAGCCTCCATTCCCCCGGTGGTCTATCGGATGGGGATCGATCTGCATGTGAATGACGTGCGGAACCCGGAGCACTTTTTGTGGCTGCGGTCTTTAATCTGGCCGGGTAATCACGACAGGGTATCCATGCTGGAGCATGCGGCGGAGGTATTGAAGCAGCAGTCCGGGATACAGTTCCGGGAAGGGGACGGGACCGAACTGCTTCCCGATATCGTGAAGGGCGTCCCTGAGGAGGCCGTCATTTGCGTATTTCATACGCATGTGGCTAATCAGATCCCGGAGGCATCCAAGCAAAAGCTGCTGCATCACTTGAATGAAATCGGAAGCGTCCGCGATATCGTCCATGTCTACAACAATATGCAGGATGGCGATCTTCATGCGGACTATATCCTCGGGGGCGAGCGATGCGAGATTACGGTCGCGCGGACGGATGGGCATGCTCGCTGGTTCCAGTGGCTGTTGTGA
- a CDS encoding PTS sugar transporter: MNRQIAIIGSSGGNLYNLGGKDPRKLLDEILMQLESAGLSCGALQFIAAQVSMDAAKDTTPAALYSWSISQGEPIVIAEGTLKQVNQAAERLDREIAEQIELGEIDGIIVMSADPEGSNRHAIEAAAKFRLPVTGTGGASMAIIQTKGAHVIAASGTTGTTNRTRAVTFVTSLSKHWRLTYRPVIGNAAANLHGASGSSSPWRRINIRGIMMASLPGFIGMALILAVSKIPGLSSLTEVFDLLIKALPVIVAVIAAKQVSELDEVSIVAGIVAGVLSVEGGIIGGIIGGIGAGIIVHYIFRQCVEWRFPATTVNIVAGGISGLIAGLLVYFLIAPIALSAGQGIRFLIETLVSWSPAIAGLIAGLLIWPAIIGGVYHAAILPIVLLEMETTSNSFLGAVDMVGLVMVSAGITLANIIAPRDKGEAAVAAPGFAINMGFGTFVEAAYPFMFSNKLVFAGAIASAGLGGMLVGLFGVRGTAYVPSFIGPITSNNTIGFLISMAASMLCSFLITFFVNKLSGYRDAKNTVSM, from the coding sequence ATGAATCGTCAAATCGCTATCATTGGGAGCAGCGGGGGCAATCTGTACAATCTCGGCGGCAAAGACCCGCGCAAGCTGCTGGATGAGATATTGATGCAGCTGGAGAGCGCAGGCCTGTCCTGCGGGGCGCTGCAGTTTATTGCTGCCCAGGTCTCCATGGATGCAGCCAAGGATACAACGCCCGCCGCGCTTTACAGCTGGAGCATTTCTCAAGGGGAGCCCATCGTTATTGCCGAGGGCACTCTTAAGCAGGTCAATCAGGCGGCTGAACGGCTGGACCGGGAGATTGCCGAGCAGATTGAACTCGGCGAGATTGACGGCATCATCGTTATGAGTGCCGACCCTGAGGGCAGCAACCGGCACGCCATTGAGGCTGCTGCCAAGTTCCGATTGCCAGTGACCGGTACTGGCGGAGCTTCCATGGCCATCATCCAAACCAAAGGCGCGCATGTCATCGCCGCTTCGGGTACCACCGGAACCACCAACCGAACCCGCGCGGTCACCTTTGTTACTTCCCTCAGCAAGCATTGGCGACTAACGTATCGGCCGGTCATCGGAAATGCAGCCGCGAACCTTCACGGAGCGTCCGGAAGCTCGTCGCCATGGCGGCGCATCAATATTCGGGGCATTATGATGGCATCCCTCCCCGGGTTTATCGGCATGGCCCTGATTCTCGCAGTCAGCAAAATCCCGGGGTTATCCTCGCTGACCGAAGTGTTTGATCTATTGATTAAGGCGCTGCCGGTCATCGTTGCTGTGATCGCTGCCAAACAGGTATCCGAACTGGACGAGGTATCCATCGTGGCAGGCATCGTGGCAGGTGTCCTCTCCGTCGAGGGGGGCATTATCGGAGGCATCATTGGCGGAATTGGCGCAGGTATCATCGTCCATTACATATTCCGTCAGTGCGTGGAGTGGCGTTTCCCCGCAACCACGGTCAACATTGTTGCAGGCGGTATATCGGGACTGATTGCCGGTCTGCTGGTTTACTTCCTCATTGCACCGATTGCGCTGAGTGCAGGGCAAGGCATCCGCTTCCTGATCGAAACGCTTGTCTCCTGGAGCCCGGCTATAGCCGGATTGATTGCAGGCCTGCTGATCTGGCCCGCGATCATTGGCGGCGTTTATCATGCGGCCATCCTGCCAATTGTACTGCTGGAGATGGAGACAACAAGCAACAGCTTCCTCGGCGCGGTGGATATGGTCGGTCTGGTGATGGTGTCCGCAGGAATCACGCTGGCCAACATTATCGCCCCGCGGGATAAGGGAGAAGCGGCCGTAGCGGCTCCCGGGTTTGCTATCAATATGGGTTTTGGCACCTTCGTTGAAGCCGCCTATCCCTTCATGTTTTCGAACAAACTCGTGTTTGCTGGAGCGATTGCTTCCGCAGGTCTTGGCGGCATGCTCGTCGGTTTATTCGGCGTTCGGGGAACCGCCTACGTGCCTTCCTTTATCGGTCCCATCACATCGAATAACACCATTGGCTTCCTGATCTCCATGGCAGCCAGCATGCTCTGCTCGTTCCTGATTACGTTCTTCGTAAACAAACTGTCCGGTTATCGGGATGCGAAAAACACCGTGAGCATGTAG
- a CDS encoding hemolysin family protein: protein MDDSIGLNLFLVAVLIAATAFFVMTEFAIIRLRPSRVDQLVMEGRKGALAVKKVTSNLDGYLSACQLGITITALGLGWLGEPTIEKILHPVFDSFAIPAAIGSLISFLLAFIIMTYIHVVIGELAPKTIAINKAEAVSFLCATPIIWFNRIMYPFIWLLNGSANKIVRLFGMHPASEHEEAHSEEELRMILSDSYESGKINQAEYGYVSRIFAFDDMLAKEIMVPRTDMICLYVDKPLATNLQIIKREQYTRFPVVRGDKDQIVGMVNTKQFFLEFDDNSNIDLTKLIHPAMTVSEAIPIKKLLRKMQQEGTHMAILIDEYGGTSGMITIEDILEEIVGEIRDEFDEDEERELTQPEPNRIIADGKVSINRINDLLHIDLSTDDLDTIGGWLYGHNSELAKGDTWTYGELTFTIIEKKTHRYTKLQIVKETAETAAEEAAAVAAASENNE from the coding sequence TTGGATGACAGTATAGGCTTAAATTTATTCTTAGTCGCTGTGCTTATCGCAGCTACCGCTTTTTTCGTTATGACGGAATTTGCTATCATAAGACTTCGCCCCAGCCGGGTAGACCAATTGGTAATGGAAGGGCGCAAAGGCGCGCTTGCCGTCAAAAAGGTAACTTCGAATCTGGATGGATATCTGTCCGCGTGTCAGCTGGGAATTACCATCACGGCGCTCGGTCTTGGTTGGCTCGGGGAACCGACCATCGAGAAAATTCTTCACCCGGTGTTTGATAGCTTTGCAATTCCTGCGGCCATCGGATCGCTAATCTCGTTTTTGCTTGCATTTATTATCATGACTTATATTCACGTCGTTATCGGTGAACTTGCGCCGAAGACGATTGCTATTAATAAAGCGGAAGCCGTGTCGTTCCTCTGTGCGACACCTATTATCTGGTTTAACCGGATCATGTACCCGTTCATCTGGTTGCTGAACGGATCCGCCAACAAAATCGTTCGTCTGTTCGGCATGCATCCCGCCAGTGAGCACGAGGAAGCTCACTCGGAAGAAGAACTCCGCATGATTCTGAGCGACAGTTATGAGAGCGGAAAGATCAACCAAGCTGAATACGGTTATGTAAGCCGAATTTTTGCTTTTGATGATATGCTTGCCAAAGAAATTATGGTACCCCGTACCGATATGATCTGCCTGTATGTCGATAAGCCGCTTGCCACTAATCTGCAGATCATCAAGCGCGAGCAGTACACCCGTTTTCCGGTTGTACGCGGTGACAAGGACCAGATCGTCGGCATGGTGAACACCAAGCAGTTCTTTCTGGAGTTTGATGACAATTCCAACATCGACTTGACCAAGCTGATTCATCCGGCCATGACGGTATCCGAAGCGATACCGATCAAGAAATTGCTTCGGAAAATGCAGCAGGAAGGCACGCATATGGCCATCCTGATCGATGAATACGGCGGCACCTCGGGGATGATCACGATCGAGGATATTCTCGAGGAGATCGTCGGCGAAATCCGCGACGAATTCGACGAGGATGAAGAACGCGAGTTGACCCAGCCTGAGCCGAACCGCATTATTGCCGACGGCAAGGTATCCATTAACCGGATCAACGATCTGCTTCACATCGACCTGAGCACCGATGACCTGGATACGATCGGCGGCTGGCTGTACGGACATAACTCCGAGCTTGCCAAAGGCGATACATGGACTTACGGTGAACTGACGTTTACCATCATCGAGAAGAAGACCCACCGCTACACGAAGCTGCAAATTGTTAAAGAAACAGCCGAAACAGCAGCGGAAGAGGCAGCTGCCGTCGCAGCTGCAAGCGAAAACAACGAATAG
- the fumC gene encoding class II fumarate hydratase, whose amino-acid sequence MDYRIEKDTLGEVKVPADKLWAAQTQRSSENFRIGTETMPKEIIRAFAILKKSAAIVNGKLGKLEADKVDAITTAADEIVAGKWDEHFPLVVWQTGSGTQSNMNVNEVIANRANQLLEQKDSALRVHPNDDVNKSQSSNDTFPTAMHMAAVVAVEDHVLPALRRLKKTLEKKSDEYKDLIKIGRTHLQDATPLTLGQEISGWHRMLEKCELMLASAVEPLRELAIGGTAVGTGINAHPKFGEMTAAEISMQIGKSYTSASNKFHSLTSHDEIVFAHGALKALAADLMKIANDVRWLASGPRSGIGEISIPANEPGSSIMPGKVNPTQSEALTMVVCQVMGNDATIGFAASQGNFELNVFKPVIIYNFLQSVRLLSDAMDSFDQNCAVGIEANLDVLRTNMERSLMLVTALNPHIGYENAAAIAKKAHKEGTTLREAALASGLLSGEDFDRIVRPEEMIHPKE is encoded by the coding sequence ATGGATTATCGTATTGAGAAGGATACCCTGGGTGAGGTTAAAGTGCCTGCGGATAAGCTATGGGCAGCGCAGACACAGCGCAGTTCCGAGAATTTCCGGATTGGAACCGAAACGATGCCGAAGGAAATCATTCGGGCGTTTGCGATATTGAAGAAAAGCGCGGCTATCGTGAATGGCAAGCTCGGCAAGCTGGAAGCAGACAAGGTCGATGCCATTACGACCGCCGCCGATGAGATTGTGGCCGGCAAGTGGGATGAGCACTTTCCGCTGGTGGTTTGGCAGACCGGCAGCGGCACGCAGTCCAATATGAACGTGAACGAAGTCATTGCGAATCGGGCCAATCAGCTGCTTGAGCAAAAAGACAGCGCCCTGCGCGTTCATCCCAACGACGACGTCAACAAATCCCAAAGCTCTAACGATACGTTTCCGACAGCGATGCACATGGCCGCGGTCGTGGCCGTGGAAGATCATGTGCTGCCCGCGCTGCGCCGCTTGAAGAAAACGCTCGAGAAGAAAAGCGATGAATATAAGGACCTGATCAAAATCGGCCGCACGCATCTTCAAGATGCCACACCGCTGACCCTCGGACAGGAAATCAGCGGCTGGCACCGGATGCTCGAGAAGTGTGAATTGATGCTGGCTTCCGCCGTAGAACCGCTGCGTGAGCTGGCTATTGGCGGTACTGCCGTCGGCACCGGCATTAACGCACATCCGAAATTCGGAGAAATGACGGCTGCTGAAATCAGCATGCAAATTGGAAAAAGCTACACGTCAGCCAGCAACAAGTTCCATTCGCTGACCAGTCATGACGAGATTGTATTTGCCCATGGGGCGCTGAAGGCGCTGGCTGCCGATCTGATGAAGATCGCCAACGACGTTCGCTGGCTGGCAAGCGGTCCCCGTTCCGGGATTGGCGAGATCTCGATCCCTGCCAACGAACCGGGCAGCTCGATCATGCCGGGGAAAGTGAACCCAACCCAGAGCGAGGCACTGACGATGGTAGTCTGCCAAGTGATGGGCAACGATGCCACGATCGGTTTTGCAGCAAGCCAGGGTAATTTTGAGCTAAACGTCTTTAAACCGGTCATCATCTATAACTTCTTGCAGTCCGTACGCCTGCTGTCGGATGCGATGGATTCATTCGACCAGAATTGCGCGGTCGGCATCGAAGCCAACCTTGACGTTCTCCGTACGAACATGGAGCGGTCGCTGATGCTGGTGACAGCGCTGAATCCGCATATCGGATATGAGAATGCAGCGGCCATCGCAAAAAAAGCGCATAAAGAAGGGACAACGCTTCGCGAGGCGGCTCTGGCAAGCGGGCTGTTAAGCGGAGAGGATTTTGACCGGATCGTTCGTCCGGAAGAAATGATCCATCCGAAGGAGTAA
- a CDS encoding LTA synthase family protein: MFSTSRFRLTITKPFIFFSVIMLLKSYLAWMVIFDDVMPWKPLITEIPFIWLAFSLIEWFASKRKLAAYMSVNLLLTAIFFAAIMYYKYYGVIVTYHALEQVNQVTAVSNSVFSLMDPYYLLIFTDIIGMFFLLWRSDRVKKWKIRHAKKEKRKIIPIVFVVSLMLCLFQIMPNRASMNEIVKAQEMGILNYEAYTIFQQENKELVDAKTITQDKVNGLKGLKAADQEALLSGVAKGKNLIIIQMESFQEFLVDLKIDGKEITPNINKLARESQYFPNFYQNVGQGNTSDAEFVVNTSFYIPPRGAATQHYADRVLPSLPRLLQGEGYDTATFHTNVVEFWNRGELYKALGFNRYYDKAFFGDEDKLFFGASDDALYSKTAAELKKMNEADKPFYSHVISMSAHHPFTIPEDKYRMTLPERYEGTFVGDYIRSQNYADDALGKFIEQLKKDGVWDNSLIVLYGDHLGLPIYSLDNKDKELMHEIYGRDYNSGDMINIPLMIHGKGLQPEVKEQVGGQIDLLPTVANLLGVSMDNQLHFGQDLLNNTDNNLLPERYYLPSGTFINNTTLYIPGIGFEDGTKHPLPNADEKRTQATKEEFERALQLLHLSDSYIKQLPYHK, from the coding sequence GTGTTTTCCACCTCGCGGTTTCGGTTAACGATTACGAAGCCTTTTATATTTTTCTCTGTCATTATGCTGCTCAAAAGCTACCTGGCCTGGATGGTCATTTTTGATGATGTCATGCCATGGAAGCCGCTCATTACGGAAATTCCTTTTATTTGGCTTGCATTCAGCTTAATCGAATGGTTCGCTTCCAAGCGAAAGCTCGCCGCCTATATGAGTGTTAACTTATTGCTGACCGCCATATTCTTCGCAGCCATTATGTATTATAAATATTACGGTGTCATTGTTACGTATCACGCGCTGGAGCAGGTCAATCAGGTAACCGCGGTAAGCAATAGCGTATTCTCCTTGATGGACCCTTACTATCTGCTGATCTTCACGGATATCATCGGTATGTTTTTTCTATTATGGCGAAGTGACCGCGTCAAAAAATGGAAGATTCGGCATGCCAAGAAGGAAAAGCGCAAGATTATCCCTATTGTTTTCGTTGTCTCTTTAATGCTGTGCCTGTTCCAGATTATGCCGAACCGCGCAAGCATGAACGAAATCGTGAAGGCGCAGGAGATGGGCATTCTCAACTATGAGGCCTATACGATTTTCCAGCAGGAGAACAAAGAGCTCGTGGATGCCAAGACCATCACGCAGGATAAAGTCAACGGATTGAAGGGCCTCAAGGCGGCTGATCAGGAAGCCCTGCTCTCAGGTGTCGCCAAAGGGAAGAACCTGATCATTATCCAGATGGAGTCCTTCCAGGAGTTCCTGGTCGACCTCAAGATTGACGGCAAGGAAATTACGCCTAACATCAACAAGCTGGCCCGCGAGAGCCAATACTTCCCGAACTTCTACCAGAATGTCGGCCAAGGTAATACCTCGGATGCCGAGTTTGTGGTGAATACATCCTTCTACATTCCACCGCGGGGAGCGGCAACGCAGCATTATGCCGACAGAGTTCTGCCAAGCCTGCCGAGATTGCTGCAAGGGGAAGGTTATGATACCGCCACTTTCCACACCAATGTGGTGGAATTCTGGAATCGTGGAGAGCTGTACAAGGCGCTCGGTTTCAACCGTTATTACGATAAAGCATTCTTCGGCGATGAAGATAAGCTGTTCTTCGGTGCCTCGGATGATGCCCTGTATTCCAAAACCGCAGCCGAGCTGAAGAAGATGAACGAAGCCGATAAACCGTTCTATAGCCATGTCATTTCCATGTCGGCTCACCATCCGTTCACGATTCCTGAAGATAAATATCGGATGACGCTGCCGGAGCGTTATGAAGGCACCTTCGTCGGCGACTACATCCGTTCGCAGAATTACGCCGATGATGCGCTTGGTAAATTCATTGAGCAGCTGAAGAAAGACGGCGTGTGGGATAACAGCCTGATTGTTCTCTACGGAGACCACCTCGGACTGCCGATTTATTCCTTGGACAACAAGGATAAAGAGCTGATGCACGAAATTTATGGCCGTGATTATAACTCCGGCGATATGATCAATATCCCGCTTATGATCCATGGAAAAGGCCTTCAGCCGGAAGTCAAGGAGCAAGTCGGCGGGCAGATCGACCTCTTGCCAACGGTGGCTAACCTGCTCGGCGTATCGATGGACAATCAGCTTCATTTCGGCCAGGATCTGTTAAACAACACCGATAATAACTTGCTGCCGGAAAGGTATTACCTTCCTTCCGGTACCTTTATTAACAATACGACCCTGTATATCCCGGGAATCGGCTTTGAGGATGGAACCAAGCATCCGCTTCCGAACGCGGACGAGAAGAGGACCCAGGCGACCAAGGAAGAATTCGAACGCGCGCTGCAGCTGCTCCATCTGTCGGACAGCTATATCAAACAGCTGCCATACCATAAATAG
- a CDS encoding CidB/LrgB family autolysis modulator: MNILLTVILGLLLTIGIYGGAKKLYRRLPKVYLSPLLITPVLIVVILTQTGVSYESYNEGAQWISKLLGPATIAFAVPLYKNFQTLKKHAAEIMLSVLTGSVLAMISSAFLAKWMHLNSSLATSLVPRSITTPIAMNVSEVIGGVPNMTAVFVIMTGILGSMIGPAVMRIFRIRGDIARGVLFGTSAHGTGTSKAFEFSSLSGTISSISMIVAALFTLGTAPLIMSFLY, from the coding sequence ATGAACATCCTGTTGACGGTCATTCTCGGCTTATTGTTAACGATCGGGATTTATGGGGGGGCCAAAAAACTGTATCGCCGCCTGCCAAAGGTCTATTTGTCACCGCTCCTCATTACTCCTGTACTAATTGTTGTGATATTGACACAAACAGGCGTATCCTATGAATCATACAATGAAGGGGCGCAGTGGATCAGCAAGCTGCTTGGACCGGCTACAATCGCTTTTGCCGTGCCTTTGTACAAAAACTTCCAAACCCTTAAAAAGCATGCGGCCGAGATTATGCTCAGCGTGCTGACCGGATCGGTACTTGCGATGATATCCTCCGCATTTCTCGCAAAATGGATGCACCTGAACAGCTCGCTCGCCACCAGTCTCGTGCCGCGCTCCATAACAACGCCGATTGCCATGAACGTCTCGGAGGTCATTGGAGGGGTGCCGAACATGACCGCCGTTTTTGTCATTATGACCGGGATTCTAGGCTCCATGATCGGACCGGCCGTCATGCGGATCTTCCGGATTCGGGGCGATATCGCAAGAGGTGTGCTGTTTGGGACCAGCGCCCATGGAACCGGCACCTCCAAGGCATTCGAATTCAGCTCCCTTTCGGGGACGATCTCCAGCATTTCGATGATCGTTGCCGCTCTCTTCACCCTCGGAACCGCACCACTGATTATGTCCTTTCTTTATTAA